From the genome of Penaeus monodon isolate SGIC_2016 chromosome 11, NSTDA_Pmon_1, whole genome shotgun sequence:
GTGTACTCTAATAGGCTCATAAAATACGCAAAGGTTTTGATTATATCCTTGTTTACGACCCCATAACATTAGCGCCGTTAAGACAAAGTAAATCTCATCTCTGCTGTCATGTTATTTTAACCAACAGTTACTTATGAAAGCAACACCAATTCATTTTTAcgtttccatgaaaaaaaatcgttaataaCAGAGTCATagtatataatgattatcaaatagatctataataaaaaatgataaaaaaaacactacagcTGGCcgatatgtattataaattatagttCTAGGAAACCCAGGAATTAAACTATATTTTCCAAAaagcattatatgtataatttctgttcttatatattccaatatacctttatatctatctttgttAACAGAAGAAAAGATTCCTCCAGATTTATCCTGAGAAAGTTCAGTAGCAAGTTTTCCAGTCTGTCGTTTTCCAATGTTGTAATTTACATAATCAATACAGGAATGCGGCTAAAGCTTTCATATCAACGTAAAATTTACTATCTTATATTATTTCCCTTTCGACAAAACAAGTTTATTTTATCTTCAATGTCTCTAATGGAGggataatgattttgaaaaaaaaaaaaagtaaatacgttTCCTTAAACATACAGTTctacgaagaaaaagaaatatatttttttaaataataaataaaagtttgtTCCTGGAGTTGTATAACTTTCCTCTTCAGACACATTGCTTCTAGTAAAAAGAAATTTCCCTTACACCTTTATGGGTCTGCACACGTGtgaaaatacagacacacacacacttatattggCACAcggaatacatgcatacatatatacatacatacatatacacatacatacataatcatacacatgCAGGcaagcatacagacatacatacatacacatacatacatgcacatacacattcatgcaaacatacatacatagacatacataagtatacaacatgcatacaaacatacatacatacatatagagagaggcaaacagacatgtatatgtgtatatacaaagtgaaattcaaacaaaaaattttaatcaacaCATGGTCCCATATTTTGCTAACAATTGAGTCCTTTGTATGACAtggcaaactaaaaaaaaaatctttcatccacatTTTAACCCTGATATAATACTTTGTATgacataacaaataaatattcaaacaAGTTATTAATTTCACGATAGCAgcatttttacatacacattcatatcagTATTTTAAAATGACATTCATCCTATCTACTCATCCTAAACGGACTTTTCAACATATATTTGATCCTGGATACATATTGCGACAGTTCAAGTCTTGCAACATCATGCAATGcaacaccaccatcattatcagtgtaATAAACCAGACTTAAAGGCGATGTCACACTGCCCGACCTCATCACACTCATTTGCATATCGAGACTTCCTTCAAAGTCTTTTAAAAGTCTTTGTTATTTGATTTCTGAAGATCATTTTAACGTAAttgaaattgttatatattgtattttgattTCATAGTGTATTggtatttttcaatattataaatagaaatattaatcaaTTTCGTAAAGCGCAATATTcccgataaacaaaaaaaaatccttagttGCCTAACTTAATCGATAAGTATTTTAACTTTTACTCTGACTTTCTGCATAGTTGGTGAAAGTTGATAATGGCATAATAACGAAAAGTTTTTTATCCTGTGTTTTGGTGAAAAATTCTAAAATAGTCACTAATTCGCTAATAGTCACCAAAGAAAAACAGCGGAATATAATGAAATCGCGTGAAATTTGAGAATATAAGTTTTATTCATATGTACAGAATGGAAGACAATACAgtgtatagaagaaaaaaaaacatcagcttCAAAATAAGTTTTCGTTGCAAATGCAGCAATCAATAGCCATTAGAAGAAGGTTGTTTCTGTTTACCGGATTCCTTCTTGACGGTGATGGGTTGGTTTTACCTTTGTTTTGCTTCCTTGTTTGCTTTCTCTATTGGGTTTTGTCTTCTTCTTGGATTGGTCTAGTTTTGTTTTGTCGacttgttcgttttctttttgttggatTTTGTCTTCTTCTTGGATTGGTGGATTGTTTTACTTTGTTGTCTTGCTTGTTTTCTTTGTGGGATTCGTCTTCTTGATGTTCTTTGCGGGCGTCGTTTTCTTCGTCGCGGTCTTTGCAGTGGTCACCTTGGCAGGAGTCGCCTTCTTCTTGGTCTTCGCCGCCGGGGCTGTCTTCTTCGCCGCCGTCTTGGAAACCGCGGCCTTCTTTGCGGTCGGAGCAGCGGTTTTCTTTGCGGTCGTGGCTTTCTTTGCGGCGGTTTTCTTGGCTGTGCTCTTGGTCGGTGCAGCTGGTTTCCTCTTGGTGTTCTTAGCGGCTGCGGCCTTCACCGCCGACGTCCTCTTGGCTATCGAGGTCTTCTTGACGGCCGATTTCACTCCCAGCTTCTTGGCCGCCGATTTGAGCGCCATCTTCCTCTCGCTCGCCTCCTCCTTGGACTCCTTGGGCGCTTCCCTCTTGACGGGGGACTTCTTGGCGGCGTCGCCCTTGGCCAGCTTGAACGAACCCGACGCCCCCGTGCCCTTGACCTGCTCCAGGACGCCCAACTCCAGCCCCTTCCTCAGGGCGAGTCTCAGCTGCACGCCCACGACCTTCTCGTCGCCCACCTCGTACTTGGTCAGGATGTACTTGAGGATGGCCTGGCGCGAGGAACCGGTGCGCTCCTTCAGAGCCTTCAGCGCCGCGGCGATCATCTCCCGGTACTTCGGATGCGTCGGCTTGGCCTTCGTCTTCAGGGCGGGTGCCTTCTCGGCCCCAGCGTCGTCCGAGTCGCTGGTGCGGACGTCCTCGTAGCCGCTGCTGTCCCCCTGGGCGCTGGCGGCGTCGTCGGAGTCGCTGTCGGGGGCTTTGGCGGCGTCGGGTTGGTCGTCGCCGTCCTTCGTCGCAGTTGCAGGATCGGCTTTGCTCTCGGGGACGCTCTGAGGGGTCGCGGAGGCACTCCCACCTTCGCCCTTGTTGTTCAAGGTCTTAATGTCGGGtctatcctcctcttctgccttctTTTCGCCAACACCACTCTTCTCTGCCTTCTTTTCGCCAACACCACTCTTCTCTGCCTTCTTTTCGCCAACATCACTCTTCTCTGCCTTCTTTTCGCCAACATCACGCTCTTCTGCCTTCTTTTCGCCAacatcactctcctcttccttcttttcgccTACATCACTCTCCTCTGCCTTCTTTTCGCCAACATCACTCTCCTCTGCCTTCTTTTCGCCAACATCACTCTTCTCTGCCTTCTTTTCGCCAACATCACGCTCTTCGGGTTTTTTAGCGCTTTCCTTATCAGCGAGGTCagaacatttttctttctgttctttgccTCCACTACCCTCGCCCTTTTCAACATCACACTTTTCCTCACTGTCTTCCTGTACATCTTCAAGAGCACCTTCACTTTTCTCAGCAGCATCTTCACCTTTCTTAGCAGGATCTTCACTTTTCTCAGCAGCATCTTCACCTTTCTTAGCAGGATCTTCACTCTTCTCTGCAGTAACCTCCCCTTTCTCTGCAGCCACACCGCCTTCAGCAGCATCTTCGCCTTTCACAGCAACCACATCTACATTCTCAACAGTTTCAACATTAACCTCTTTCGTAGCTTGCGCATCCGCTGTGGATGAGGAGGCTAAGGAAGAACTAGTATTGCCCATCATGATTTGACGTTGTTGACCTCACTGTAGAATCTCGGGGAATGACGGCTTCAGAATCCAGGTCTGGAGGCTTTACGTGGTACTCGCGGACGGAGGCGTACCGTTTTCGCTAGCGGTGAGGTAGCGCAATTTcgctgttcttgtttttttttgttgttgtttgtttgtttgattgaaaTGTGAAATTACCCAATACTCTTTTCACGTGCGGGGAGGTTTCGTAATGTTGTTTGTGGTGAGATTACCTTTAACTGTTTTCGCTGCCGAGGAGGCTGTTATATTCTTTGGTCTGTTTGTTATCGTATTTACTTTGTGGGATTATCATAACtaccgtgtttgtttgtgttcatttttGGTTTGTGATATTTCCAGTAACTatcggttttgtttgttttcatatttgcTTCTGATATTACGACTAACTAACGTCTTCAttctgatgaaaaagaaaaaaaaatcaaagactatGATCGACATTGATGCCACTCTttcagtgtatacatacatacatacatgaatgcatacatacatacatacatacatacatacatacatacatacatatgcatatatacatgtatatatatatatatatatatatatatatatatattatatatatatatatatatatatatatatatgataggtgtggtgtgtgtgtgtgtgtgtgtgtgtgtgtgcatatagacatatatatataaatatataaatatatatatatatagatgatatataatataatatatatatatatattatatatatatacaatatataagataatatatatatatatatatattacatatatatatagcatataatatatatatatatatataatatgctatatatacatatatattattatatattatatatatatatatatatatatgttggtggtgtgtgtgtgtgtgtgtgtgtgtgtgtgtgtgtgtgtgtgtgtgtgtgtgtgtgtttgtgtgtatgtgtgtgtgtgtgtgtgtgtgatatatctatatatataatatatatatatatatattatatataatatatatatatacatacatatatatatgatatatatatatatattattataatatatatatatatatatatatgatattatatatatatatatattataatatatatataatatatatgggtgtgtgtgtgtatgtgtggtgtgtatatatatatatatatatatatatatatatatatatatatatatataatatatattatatatatatatgtatatatgtgtgtgtggtatatatataatatatatatatatatatattatatataatatatatatgtatatatgtgtgcgtgtataatatatatatatatattttaataaatatatatatatactaatatatatatacatatatatacatatatatatatatatatatatatatacatatatatacatatatatacatatataaatatatatatatgtatacatatatatatatatatatctatatatatatatatgtgtgtgtgtgtgtgtgtgtgtgtgtgtgtgtgtgtgtgtgtggtgtgtgtgtgtgtgtgtgtgtgtgtgtgtgtgtgtgtgtgtgtgcgtgtgtgtgcatatatatatatatatatatatatatatatatatataaaatattatatatatatatatatatatatatatatacttatatatgtatacatacatatatacatacgtgtatttatgtattcatatatgtatatatttattcatatatatgcatatataaatatatacatatatatatatatatatatatatagataatatgatatatatatatatattataatatatatatatatgtgtgtgtgtgtgtgtgtgtgtgtgtgtgtgtgtgtgtgtgtgtgtgtgtgtgtgtgtgtgtgtgtgtgtgtgtgtgtgtgtgtgtgtgtgtatacatatacatattatatatatgtgtgtgtgtgtgtgtgtgtgtgtgtgtgtgcatatatatatatatatatatatatatattatatatatatatatatatatatatatataaatatatgtgtgtgtgtgtgtgtgtctgtgtgtgtgtatacatatacatatatatatatatatatatatatatatatatatatatacctatatatgcttgtatatacatacatatatacatatatacatatatatatacctatatatgtatacatacatacatatatatatatatatatatatatatatatatatatatatatatatattttataacacacacacacacacacacacacacacacacacacacacacacacacacacatatatatatatatatatatatatatatatatattatatatatatatatatatatatatatatatatatatatatatgtgtatatatatatatatatacatatatatatgtatatatacatatatatatatacatatatatatacatatatatacatatatatacatatatattatattatatatatatatatatatatatatatatatatatatatatgtgtgtgtgtgtgtgtgtgtgtgtgtgtgtgtgtgtgtgtgtgtgtgtgtgtgtgtgtgtgtgtgtgtatgtgtgtgtgtgcgtgtgtgtgtgtgtgtagatgggtagttatagatatagatatgtgtttatatgtatgaactGCTCGTTGGTGAAAGAAATGCAGTGTACTTTAGATAAGGATCCTGTGTCAAGACTTGTCTCTGGATTTTACTACAGCTTTTGACACTGACAAGGCTTGATTGTTAAGTTGCCGGCTGTTGTGGTAGTTTCAAGTATTTCAGCTGTATTTTTTTACAGGTAGACAGCATCATATTCATGCTGATGGTAGTTTTAGCCCGTATTCCTgtgtgtcttctggggttcctcaggGTAATGTTCTCGGCCCTttgctctttattttatatacaagcgatatgtggcccggtattattagtaataaaatattggCATATGCTGATGCTACTTCTCTCTATGCTGATATGCCCTCTCCGGCAACCAGGCATATAGCACATGACAAGGAAATGATTGTGAGTCATTAATCAGCATCCAAGTCAGATGATTAGTGGAGTCTCAGTCACTTCAGTGGATAAACTGAAGCTCTTGGCTGTAACACTTGATTCAAAACTTACATTTGAATTGTAAATTAGGAATATCAACGGCAGTTTCATCTAAGTTTAGGCATCATTTGCAAGTTCAAGAAGATTTATAAAGATGACAGCATTACTCGTAGAggcttctttctctcattttgctTTTTCTTGAGTGCTGTTATCCCGTGTGGTTATCTGTTGCAGACTCGCACTTAAGACTGTTTGATCCTTCTTTcaattccattaaatttctcctgtCTGGCTTGAATTTGGACACTGGGCATcgtagagatagtatatattagaggTTCTGTGACACTCAATTCAAGTCGCTCCTACATATCAGTTTTCTAGATGACTTTTCACTGATATTTATAGGCTTTGGGATAGCCAATGTAACTTCTCCGACTCGATAAGTTTAAAAGATCAGCTACTATGCATTTACTACATAAATGGCTGATTTTTAAAATCTGCATAATCCTTGCTTTTTTCAGTGTGGTTCTTTATATGGCgcaccctactactactactaataataataataataataataataataattattattattattattattattattattattattattattattattattattattattattattattatcattatcattattattattattatcattattatcatctccaccattattattattattatcattattattgttattatattatattattattatattattattattattattatattatcattattattgttattattattattattattattattatatattattattattattatcattattattatattattatattattattatttattattatatatcatattattatatcattattattattatattattttattattattatatataatatagtaataaaaaaatcatatataaataaaatatactgtgataatataaatataagatattaatataataatataaaatatatatatatatatatt
Proteins encoded in this window:
- the LOC119578403 gene encoding nucleolar protein dao-5-like, whose translation is MMGNTSSSLASSSTADAQATKEVNVETVENVDVVAVKGEDAAEGGVAAEKGEVTAEKSEDPAKKGEDAAEKSEDPAKKGEDAAEKSEGALEDVQEDSEEKCDVEKGEGSGGKEQKEKCSDLADKESAKKPEERDVGEKKAEKSDVGEKKAEESDVGEKKAEESDVGEKKEEESDVGEKKAEERDVGEKKAEKSDVGEKKAEKSGVGEKKAEKSGVGEKKAEEEDRPDIKTLNNKGEGGSASATPQSVPESKADPATATKDGDDQPDAAKAPDSDSDDAASAQGDSSGYEDVRTSDSDDAGAEKAPALKTKAKPTHPKYREMIAAALKALKERTGSSRQAILKYILTKYEVGDEKVVGVQLRLALRKGLELGVLEQVKGTGASGSFKLAKGDAAKKSPVKREAPKESKEEASERKMALKSAAKKLGVKSAVKKTSIAKRTSAVKAAAAKNTKRKPAAPTKSTAKKTAAKKATTAKKTAAPTAKKAAVSKTAAKKTAPAAKTKKKATPAKVTTAKTATKKTTPAKNIKKTNPTKKTSKTTK